A genomic region of Thermosinus carboxydivorans Nor1 contains the following coding sequences:
- a CDS encoding IS110 family transposase yields the protein MKQVIRIVHERCCGMDVHKKIIVACVITPDNKEIRTFGTMTDDLHELVSWLQSHGCSHVAMESTGVYWKPIYNLLEHTGIEILVVNAQHIKAVPGRKTDVKDAEWIAELLRHGLLQGSYIPSREQRELRELVRYRR from the coding sequence ATGAAACAAGTAATCCGCATTGTCCATGAACGCTGTTGTGGTATGGATGTTCACAAGAAGATTATCGTTGCCTGCGTTATCACACCTGACAACAAAGAAATTCGAACATTTGGCACTATGACGGACGACTTGCATGAATTAGTAAGCTGGCTTCAAAGTCACGGCTGTAGTCATGTAGCTATGGAAAGCACGGGAGTTTACTGGAAACCAATTTACAATCTTTTAGAACATACGGGAATTGAGATTTTGGTAGTCAATGCACAACACATAAAAGCAGTTCCGGGACGCAAGACAGATGTTAAAGATGCAGAGTGGATAGCTGAGTTACTACGGCATGGGTTACTGCAGGGCAGTTATATTCCAAGTCGTGAGCAGAGGGAATTACGGGAATTAGTAAGATATCGTCGGAG
- a CDS encoding ammonia-forming cytochrome c nitrite reductase subunit c552 translates to MSRAQKFLAVFLAITVLFFGFIVFRVWGAKPPATVKLTPIPQGEYDPAVWGKYYGLEYQTWLKNKEMAPSPTGYGGSVKEQKSVKQTALPHNFKGYPFEKDYTEDRGHPYSLEDLRTSHRIGPTSKGSCITCKTPQIEQFYKEMGWGYTQRPLSELLDRSQHPVSCGNCHNPETMALRVINPAFIEGQARRGIDVTKASREEMRSYVCGQCHAEYYFVPGTFQVVFPWDKGLTPSAMYEYYSANPNNFTQDWQHADSKAPMLKAQHPDFEEWQNGTHGKAGVSCADCHMPYMRQQGRKYTSHWVTSPLKHLNEACSTCHNEGPEWLFERVKTIQDNVWQLQHLAEQKVSRAHTAIKKASETANVNQTELANARELVRKAQWYWDYVAAANSMGFHNSVQELNTLGQAIDFANLAIEAANRAAGTNTL, encoded by the coding sequence TTGAGTAGAGCGCAAAAATTTCTCGCGGTTTTTTTAGCCATCACCGTGCTGTTTTTTGGCTTTATTGTCTTTAGAGTATGGGGCGCTAAACCCCCGGCCACGGTAAAGCTTACGCCGATACCGCAAGGCGAATACGACCCCGCTGTTTGGGGGAAGTATTATGGTCTAGAATATCAGACCTGGCTGAAAAACAAAGAAATGGCTCCTTCGCCTACCGGCTACGGCGGCAGTGTTAAAGAGCAGAAGTCAGTAAAACAAACGGCATTGCCCCATAACTTCAAAGGCTACCCTTTTGAAAAGGACTATACCGAAGACCGCGGCCATCCGTACTCCCTTGAAGACCTGCGCACATCACACCGCATTGGCCCCACCAGCAAAGGCTCCTGTATAACTTGCAAGACCCCGCAGATTGAACAGTTTTACAAAGAAATGGGCTGGGGTTATACCCAGCGCCCTCTCTCGGAACTCCTCGATAGGTCCCAGCATCCCGTAAGCTGTGGAAACTGCCATAATCCGGAAACGATGGCCTTGCGGGTTATTAATCCGGCTTTCATTGAAGGTCAGGCGCGGCGCGGCATCGATGTCACCAAGGCCAGCCGCGAAGAAATGCGCAGCTACGTCTGCGGCCAATGTCATGCCGAGTATTATTTTGTTCCCGGCACTTTTCAGGTCGTGTTTCCTTGGGATAAAGGCTTGACGCCCTCGGCCATGTACGAGTATTACAGCGCCAACCCCAATAACTTCACCCAAGACTGGCAGCATGCCGATTCAAAAGCGCCCATGCTCAAGGCGCAGCATCCTGATTTCGAAGAGTGGCAAAACGGCACTCACGGCAAGGCTGGCGTTTCCTGCGCCGACTGTCATATGCCGTATATGCGTCAGCAGGGACGCAAGTACACATCTCACTGGGTTACAAGCCCGCTCAAACATTTAAACGAAGCTTGCAGCACCTGTCATAACGAAGGACCGGAGTGGCTCTTTGAACGGGTAAAGACTATTCAAGACAATGTCTGGCAACTGCAGCACCTGGCTGAACAAAAAGTTTCCCGCGCCCATACAGCGATTAAAAAAGCGAGCGAAACAGCTAATGTCAACCAGACCGAGTTAGCCAACGCCCGGGAATTGGTACGTAAAGCGCAGTGGTATTGGGATTATGTGGCAGCCGCAAACAGCATGGGATTCCATAACTCGGTGCAAGAACTTAATACGCTTGGCCAGGCCATCGATTTTGCCAACTTGGCAATCGAAGCAGCTAACCGGGCAGCGGGGACCAATACGCTGTAA
- a CDS encoding hydrogenase small subunit yields the protein MEFTSTLWDLFQKRSFSRRSFLKTCVALTGMMGLAPSMMPEVVVAAERKPLPLVIWLHGHECTGCDEAFIRAQKPLASDIVLNLVALEDMEVLGAAAGEALERHHDEIVAKYPGKYLLLFEGAVPLGDDGISCVVGGKPIVEKLRATAAGAAAIIEVGTCAAWGGIQTAKPNPTRSVAVSDVIKGKTIIKVPGCPPMPETIAGTIYHVALFGVPPLDSHGRPKMFFGNRIHDTCYRRAFFDSGMFVETFDDMGSKAGWCLYKVGCRGPVAYNSCGNLRWWNGLSYPIQAGSPCVACAANDFWDNDPFHQRLPNIPLPNTIANADKVGAVAAGATLAGVVAHGLLSVAQHRWHRDQEGNENRE from the coding sequence ATGGAATTTACAAGTACACTATGGGACTTATTTCAGAAACGCAGTTTCAGCCGGCGCTCTTTTCTCAAAACCTGTGTGGCCCTTACCGGTATGATGGGTTTGGCGCCGTCCATGATGCCGGAAGTGGTGGTCGCCGCGGAACGCAAACCGCTGCCGCTTGTCATCTGGCTTCACGGCCACGAATGTACTGGGTGTGATGAGGCCTTTATCCGCGCGCAGAAGCCGTTGGCCTCGGACATTGTGCTCAATCTCGTGGCCTTAGAGGATATGGAGGTGCTGGGCGCCGCCGCCGGGGAAGCGCTGGAGCGTCACCACGATGAAATCGTGGCCAAATATCCTGGCAAGTATCTGCTTCTCTTTGAAGGGGCGGTTCCACTAGGTGACGATGGTATTAGCTGCGTCGTCGGCGGCAAACCCATTGTCGAAAAATTACGCGCCACCGCCGCCGGTGCGGCGGCGATTATTGAGGTGGGAACATGTGCGGCCTGGGGCGGCATCCAGACTGCTAAACCCAATCCCACCCGGTCAGTTGCCGTTAGTGATGTTATTAAAGGCAAGACCATTATCAAAGTGCCTGGCTGTCCGCCCATGCCGGAGACTATTGCCGGTACTATTTATCATGTGGCTCTGTTCGGGGTGCCGCCGCTCGACAGCCACGGGCGGCCCAAGATGTTTTTCGGCAACCGCATCCATGACACATGTTATCGGCGCGCTTTTTTCGATTCGGGCATGTTTGTCGAAACCTTCGACGACATGGGCAGTAAGGCCGGCTGGTGTCTGTATAAGGTGGGATGCCGGGGACCGGTAGCATACAATTCCTGTGGCAACTTGCGGTGGTGGAATGGTCTTTCTTACCCTATCCAGGCCGGCTCGCCCTGTGTGGCCTGTGCGGCCAATGATTTTTGGGACAATGACCCCTTCCATCAGCGGCTGCCCAATATTCCGCTGCCTAATACTATTGCCAACGCCGATAAAGTCGGCGCGGTAGCCGCCGGCGCCACTCTTGCCGGCGTGGTGGCGCACGGTCTGCTGTCGGTGGCCCAGCACCGCTGGCACCGGGACCAAGAAGGGAATGAGAACCGCGAATGA